GGAAACAAAGCAACGTCGCTAATTTCGATAACTAGTTACACACAAGTCGCTTACGTATCCGGCTAATTCGGACAGTGGTTGGCGTAAATCTTGCTTAAGTCTTCCTTGTGGTTGGCTGAAAGGTCTCTTTACCGATTTCTGTAGTACGTAGTACCGAGGGTGATTTTTTGTCTCGCAAGGACTAGTGCGATGGACTATTTTGTGATCTTATTGTTGGCCGGGCTATCCGCTCTTTTTGTGGCGGGCGGCTTGATCACGTCTCGACTGCTTGCCCCCAGCAATCCCGGGCCTGTCAAGAACTCGCCGTATGAATGCGGGGAACTCCCCATCGGTCACGCGTGGGTTCAGTATAACGTCGGGTACTACTTGTTTGGACTGCTCTTCCTGGCTTTCGATGTGGAAGCGGCATTTCTGTATCCGTGGGCGGTGGCGTTTCGCGATGTGGGTTTGGCCGGGTTCATTGAGGTTGTAATATTCCTCTTTGTTCTCATCGTCGGCTTGATCTATGCCTGGCGCAAGGGCGTACTTGAATGGGTCTAGTCGTCGATAAAGTCCCTGCAATCATTGAGCGGGTTCCAGGCGGATCCATCATGGTTA
Above is a window of Candidatus Hydrogenedentota bacterium DNA encoding:
- a CDS encoding NADH-quinone oxidoreductase subunit A yields the protein MDYFVILLLAGLSALFVAGGLITSRLLAPSNPGPVKNSPYECGELPIGHAWVQYNVGYYLFGLLFLAFDVEAAFLYPWAVAFRDVGLAGFIEVVIFLFVLIVGLIYAWRKGVLEWV